One Brevibacillus choshinensis genomic window carries:
- a CDS encoding amidohydrolase family protein, translating into MTNAFWLTNVRLDSGFETGPDGVDHTLTELSHLLIEDGRITRIESAEQPLDTTLPTQDANGLLALPSFVEKHNHLDKTYAGAAWKSCLPPKKLIDRLQFEEKEMPLISGTTKQRAQAMLSWLLAGGATHVRTHVNIDPFIGLKNLEGVREALESYSDKMTYEIVAFPQQGLLRTKASDLMRQAMREGATHVGGLDPAGIDNELEGSLREMMDIAVEANADVDIHLHDPGTLGFYTIKRILDLTEEAGWQNRMAISHAFALGDVSPEESTEMAERLSQNGVQIMTTVPINRPMPPVPILHEKGVRVALGYDGFYDSWSPYGTGDMLEKLNRLVERYRWVDERSLVQSLFFITGGKTTLDKEGNRQWPKVGDEASIVFAEACCSAEAVARRSRRPAVMFKGKIVLGGLEKASAVRP; encoded by the coding sequence ATGACGAATGCTTTTTGGTTAACGAATGTACGCCTGGACAGCGGTTTTGAAACAGGACCAGATGGGGTCGATCACACTCTCACCGAGCTGTCTCACCTGCTTATCGAAGACGGACGGATCACTCGCATCGAGTCGGCGGAGCAGCCACTGGACACCACGCTGCCTACCCAAGATGCAAATGGGCTTTTGGCTCTCCCCTCGTTTGTCGAAAAGCATAACCATTTGGATAAAACGTACGCAGGAGCAGCATGGAAATCATGTTTGCCTCCGAAAAAGCTCATCGATCGCCTGCAATTTGAAGAAAAGGAAATGCCTCTGATCTCGGGTACGACCAAGCAGCGTGCACAAGCCATGCTCTCCTGGCTGCTCGCAGGCGGAGCTACACATGTGCGGACGCATGTCAATATCGATCCTTTTATCGGTCTGAAAAACCTCGAGGGTGTGCGCGAAGCTCTGGAATCTTACAGCGATAAAATGACCTACGAGATCGTGGCATTCCCTCAACAAGGATTGCTGCGGACCAAAGCCAGCGATCTCATGAGACAAGCCATGCGCGAGGGCGCAACCCACGTCGGCGGTTTGGACCCTGCCGGGATTGACAACGAACTGGAAGGCTCCTTGCGCGAAATGATGGACATCGCCGTAGAAGCCAATGCGGATGTCGACATCCATCTGCACGATCCTGGCACACTCGGCTTCTATACGATCAAGCGCATTCTGGATTTGACCGAAGAGGCTGGCTGGCAAAACCGGATGGCGATCAGCCATGCCTTTGCACTGGGTGACGTGTCGCCAGAGGAAAGCACAGAGATGGCCGAGCGCCTCTCGCAAAATGGCGTGCAAATCATGACGACGGTACCGATCAATCGCCCGATGCCACCTGTTCCGATCCTCCATGAAAAAGGGGTACGAGTGGCCCTCGGCTACGATGGCTTCTATGATTCCTGGTCCCCCTATGGAACGGGCGACATGCTGGAAAAGCTCAACCGTCTCGTCGAGCGCTACCGCTGGGTGGATGAGCGTTCTCTCGTTCAATCTCTGTTCTTCATAACAGGCGGAAAGACGACACTGGACAAGGAAGGAAATCGCCAGTGGCCAAAGGTCGGGGATGAGGCGAGCATCGTTTTTGCGGAAGCCTGCTGCTCGGCTGAAGCTGTAGCGAGACGCTCCCGTAGGCCTGCTGTCATGTTTAAAGGAAAGATTGTGCTCGGAGGATTGGAGAAGGCATCAGCAGTGAGACCGTGA
- a CDS encoding MFS transporter, which yields MQAEFQSHAGDKLIRILVFTLMITVMSATMFNIVLPQIRSDFHLTLSQVSWVTSAYLLIYAVGTVIYGKLADSCKLKNLLTFGLLLFACGSIIGFFAHDYGTVLLGRVVQAVGAAVVPATSTLIPIRYFPPEKRGRALGISMTGMAIGSALGPVIAAVLVSLLDWRWLFCIPVFTLVAVPFYRKYLEEEKTASGKMDWMGGGLLAATVALLLLAITNQSLFLALGFVLALCLFLIRIRTAAEPFIRPGLFRSKRFSLGLAIAFLMTGGGYSLYFLSPQLLVNVNHLAPGMIGFFMVPAAVVTAFLGRKGGRLADKKGNSYVFYMASALLLTCFALLSTFAGVSPVFIAFFLILGNVGTSFMMIALSNAISQSLPKEHAGVGMGLMSMLNFIAGALSATLYSKTIDGGSEISWNLLQIHPGAYAYSNIYSALGILIMCLTSLYYIQFGRVKPNQSASEKGGHE from the coding sequence ATGCAAGCTGAATTCCAATCACATGCTGGTGACAAATTGATTCGCATACTCGTGTTTACGCTGATGATCACGGTGATGAGTGCCACGATGTTCAATATCGTGCTGCCGCAGATCAGGAGCGATTTTCATTTGACGTTAAGCCAGGTTAGCTGGGTGACTTCCGCGTATTTGCTGATCTATGCGGTGGGAACCGTGATATACGGGAAGCTGGCTGATTCCTGCAAGCTTAAGAATTTGCTTACATTCGGGCTGCTCTTGTTTGCTTGCGGCTCGATCATCGGTTTTTTTGCCCACGACTATGGGACGGTGCTCCTCGGCCGGGTGGTTCAAGCGGTAGGTGCCGCAGTGGTGCCGGCGACTTCTACCTTGATTCCGATCCGTTATTTTCCCCCCGAAAAGCGAGGGAGGGCTTTGGGTATCTCGATGACAGGCATGGCGATTGGGAGTGCTTTAGGCCCGGTGATTGCCGCTGTTCTCGTCAGTTTGCTCGACTGGAGATGGCTGTTCTGCATACCTGTCTTTACGTTGGTAGCAGTTCCCTTCTATCGAAAATATTTGGAGGAGGAGAAGACGGCGTCAGGAAAAATGGACTGGATGGGTGGCGGACTCCTTGCCGCAACCGTTGCCTTGCTGCTGCTTGCGATCACGAATCAGAGCTTGTTCCTCGCCCTCGGATTCGTTTTGGCACTATGCCTGTTCCTGATCAGAATACGTACAGCGGCAGAGCCGTTTATCCGTCCCGGCTTATTTCGCAGCAAGCGTTTTTCGCTCGGTTTGGCTATTGCCTTTTTGATGACAGGGGGAGGGTATTCGCTCTATTTCCTGAGTCCGCAGCTGTTGGTCAATGTGAATCACCTGGCACCGGGCATGATTGGATTTTTTATGGTGCCTGCCGCTGTTGTGACCGCGTTTCTGGGCAGAAAAGGGGGGCGTCTGGCAGATAAAAAGGGAAATTCGTATGTATTTTACATGGCTTCAGCCCTGCTCCTGACATGCTTCGCCCTCCTATCCACCTTCGCAGGGGTATCTCCCGTATTCATAGCGTTCTTCCTCATTTTGGGGAATGTCGGTACATCGTTTATGATGATTGCCCTGTCCAATGCGATCTCGCAGTCGTTGCCAAAGGAGCATGCCGGTGTAGGGATGGGACTCATGTCGATGCTGAACTTTATTGCGGGAGCACTCTCGGCAACCTTGTACAGCAAAACAATCGACGGTGGCTCGGAAATTAGCTGGAATCTGCTGCAGATCCATCCAGGGGCGTACGCCTACAGCAATATTTACTCGGCTTTAGGGATCCTGATCATGTGCCTTACCAGCCTGTACTACATTCAATTCGGCCGTGTAAAACCAAATCAAAGTGCTTCAGAAAAAGGAGGGCATGAATGA
- a CDS encoding LysR family transcriptional regulator, whose product MELLQLQYFCKVARLEHMTKAAQELHIAQPALSKTISRLEEHVGVPLFDRNGRQIKLNAYGKAFLKKVEGALSLLEEGQRELIDMAGMERGRVMLATTTHKCFSDMIGSFLSVHQGVQMRITQASPEEKVQQLQSGEIDFCITFPPLEQDGIDGVNILTEEIMLAVPLTHRLASRERIDLAEVAHEPFICIKEGNPFRAMTDAFCKEAGFEPNLVCEVDEHSAVGHFLHAGIGIAFLPETLGDKVSSMRLIRIEKPLCLRTYQLAWRHDRYLSAASRTFRDYVIRYFAEMQRQAEMRP is encoded by the coding sequence ATGGAACTGTTACAGCTGCAATACTTTTGCAAGGTTGCCAGGCTGGAGCACATGACAAAGGCTGCCCAGGAGCTGCACATTGCTCAGCCTGCCCTAAGCAAGACCATCTCGCGTCTGGAAGAGCATGTCGGCGTCCCTTTGTTCGATCGGAATGGACGACAAATTAAGCTCAATGCGTATGGCAAAGCCTTCCTGAAAAAAGTGGAGGGGGCACTCAGCCTGCTGGAAGAAGGACAGCGGGAGCTCATCGATATGGCGGGAATGGAGCGCGGACGGGTCATGCTCGCCACGACGACCCACAAATGCTTCTCGGACATGATCGGAAGCTTTCTTTCTGTGCATCAAGGCGTCCAGATGCGCATTACCCAAGCATCACCAGAGGAAAAAGTGCAGCAGCTCCAAAGCGGCGAAATCGACTTTTGCATTACCTTTCCCCCGCTTGAGCAGGACGGGATCGATGGGGTTAACATCTTGACCGAGGAAATCATGCTCGCCGTTCCCCTCACCCATCGCTTGGCCAGCCGGGAGCGTATCGATCTGGCAGAGGTGGCACACGAGCCATTCATTTGCATCAAGGAAGGGAATCCGTTTCGCGCGATGACGGATGCTTTTTGCAAAGAGGCCGGGTTTGAGCCGAATCTGGTATGCGAAGTCGATGAGCATTCAGCCGTGGGTCACTTCCTGCATGCGGGAATCGGGATCGCTTTCTTGCCGGAGACTCTCGGAGACAAGGTGAGTTCCATGCGCCTCATCCGCATCGAAAAGCCTCTGTGCCTGCGCACTTACCAATTGGCTTGGCGCCATGACCGGTATCTGTCTGCAGCCTCACGTACGTTCCGCGATTACGTCATCCGCTACTTCGCCGAAATGCAGCGTCAGGCCGAAATGAGGCCATAA
- a CDS encoding alpha/beta hydrolase family protein yields MKDHKWIERNGKRLSAMIHMPEHAENPPVIVFCHGFTGEKVGGNQFVLRLAHAVESAGFAAVRFDFSGSGESAGEFARDTTISGWKDDLNTVVEWVAEQPAFRESPKYLLGHSLGGCIVLLYDDAAIPIAGRIALAPVIHPQENFHDSILGPDLWAAAESGETISHFYGKGMSLQPDFVRDLIHSGHSPLKACQTYGNPVLLVHGTADTAVPAEGSHQFAQMYEGPLALRLIPEADHSFSRQMEELQENIVGWLLAQRNA; encoded by the coding sequence GTGAAAGATCACAAATGGATTGAGCGAAACGGAAAACGTTTGTCTGCGATGATTCACATGCCCGAACATGCTGAGAATCCACCTGTCATTGTTTTTTGCCACGGATTCACCGGCGAGAAAGTAGGAGGCAACCAGTTTGTATTGCGCCTGGCCCATGCGGTCGAATCGGCAGGCTTTGCTGCTGTTCGATTCGACTTTTCTGGCTCGGGGGAAAGTGCGGGTGAATTTGCCCGAGACACCACGATCTCCGGGTGGAAGGACGATCTGAATACTGTCGTGGAGTGGGTCGCCGAACAGCCAGCTTTTCGAGAATCTCCGAAATACCTGCTCGGCCATAGTCTAGGTGGATGCATCGTACTGCTTTACGATGATGCGGCCATACCCATTGCTGGTAGGATCGCTTTGGCACCCGTCATTCATCCGCAAGAAAACTTCCATGACAGCATCCTGGGCCCAGACCTTTGGGCAGCGGCAGAGTCTGGAGAAACCATCTCTCACTTTTATGGAAAGGGCATGTCTTTGCAACCCGATTTCGTGCGTGATTTGATCCACAGCGGGCATTCCCCGTTAAAGGCGTGCCAAACCTACGGCAATCCGGTACTGCTCGTACATGGTACAGCCGATACGGCGGTGCCGGCAGAAGGCTCCCATCAATTCGCGCAAATGTATGAGGGACCCTTGGCGCTTCGCTTGATTCCCGAAGCAGACCATAGCTTCTCTCGCCAAATGGAAGAGCTGCAGGAGAACATCGTAGGATGGCTCCTTGCCCAGCGCAACGCGTGA
- a CDS encoding amidohydrolase family protein, which yields MKTKVTAKYVIGFDGDDHIIIQNGEVVYENDTILYVGQKYEGQADEVIDAGNAVVSPGFIDLNALGDIDHDIVHVEVPASKSKNLLWSEQYYRKGYHEVMTPEEEAFKSLYAYSQLILNGVTTAMPITSVFYKRWAETYEELAAAVDHAGRLGLRMYMGPSYQSGMRVVGANGEIEVLWNEDEGRAGLARAVQFVKDFDGAHNGLIRGMLAPERIETQTPENLINTKRYSEELGCQIRLHAAQGSYEYNEMHRRHNMSPVQFLHSLGFLGERTAIPHAHYVPGYSGASIGQGDDLAILQETGTTVIHCPLVIGRHGDALETFARYKRRGINIAIGTDTFPPDFIQNIRTASMLSRLLERDVADSSYADIFRAATLGGARFLGREDLGRLAPGAKADLIAIDLDGFHLGPIEDPIRTMIMSGSGRDVKLSIIGGRVVMKDRQIPGLDLEELKWKGQRYFEKMRLGYVERDYQQLGEEALFTPSFRIQK from the coding sequence ATGAAAACGAAAGTGACAGCCAAGTACGTCATCGGTTTTGATGGAGACGACCACATCATCATCCAAAATGGAGAAGTCGTATACGAGAACGACACGATTCTGTATGTCGGCCAAAAGTACGAGGGACAGGCCGACGAGGTGATCGACGCAGGCAACGCGGTGGTCAGTCCGGGATTCATCGATTTGAACGCACTGGGTGACATTGACCACGACATCGTGCATGTGGAGGTACCTGCCAGCAAATCGAAAAACCTGCTCTGGTCCGAGCAGTATTACCGCAAGGGCTACCACGAGGTCATGACACCGGAAGAAGAGGCGTTCAAATCCTTGTATGCATACAGCCAGCTGATCTTGAATGGCGTGACGACTGCGATGCCGATCACATCGGTCTTTTACAAGCGCTGGGCGGAGACGTACGAGGAGCTGGCGGCTGCCGTGGATCATGCAGGCCGTTTGGGCTTGAGAATGTACATGGGGCCAAGCTATCAGTCGGGGATGCGCGTCGTAGGGGCTAACGGCGAGATCGAGGTGCTGTGGAACGAAGACGAGGGACGTGCAGGGCTTGCGCGCGCTGTTCAATTCGTCAAGGATTTCGATGGGGCGCATAACGGGCTGATCCGGGGAATGCTCGCACCAGAACGAATCGAGACGCAGACGCCGGAAAACCTGATCAACACCAAGCGCTACAGCGAAGAGCTGGGCTGTCAGATCCGTCTGCATGCCGCACAAGGCAGCTATGAATACAACGAGATGCATCGCCGGCATAACATGTCGCCTGTCCAGTTCCTGCACAGTCTCGGCTTTCTGGGAGAGCGCACCGCAATTCCTCATGCCCATTACGTCCCGGGCTACAGCGGCGCTTCGATCGGGCAAGGGGACGACCTCGCGATTTTGCAGGAGACAGGGACGACCGTCATTCACTGCCCGCTGGTAATCGGAAGACACGGAGATGCATTGGAGACCTTTGCCCGCTATAAACGGCGCGGGATCAATATCGCGATCGGGACGGACACCTTCCCGCCGGACTTCATCCAAAACATACGGACGGCCAGCATGCTCTCCCGTCTCCTGGAGCGAGACGTCGCCGATTCGTCCTACGCGGATATTTTCCGTGCAGCCACATTGGGGGGAGCGCGCTTCCTTGGAAGAGAGGACCTTGGTCGACTGGCACCAGGAGCAAAAGCCGATTTGATCGCGATCGACCTGGATGGCTTCCACTTGGGACCGATTGAGGACCCGATCCGCACGATGATCATGTCCGGCTCTGGCCGAGACGTCAAGCTGTCGATCATCGGGGGGCGTGTCGTCATGAAGGACCGCCAGATTCCAGGACTCGATCTCGAAGAACTCAAGTGGAAAGGGCAGCGCTACTTTGAAAAAATGAGACTGGGATATGTCGAGAGAGACTACCAGCAGCTAGGGGAAGAAGCGCTGTTTACTCCTTCATTTCGGATCCAAAAGTAG
- a CDS encoding sensor histidine kinase, whose protein sequence is MKHHIQLKMLIAHCIVLLLNLFILGIYYWKFEIADFATEWENQRHQFQQADRQFINLINAQRGNGDETREFLYSYAQDHSMRISMYDRVTAKSVTADSLSHNIFSVTLQDDQYTDEKHRYVFTFTHPVTWEMLRPLQSSSNILGVCVLLFCLSTIFLGIYSRKLAMLPLVTFYQKHSELFQTDLHCYSNEMQWEKIYTSLIQANETLSMEKRKQTAAMAAISHDLKTPLTSIKGYIERLMKGRVQSEEKRQEYYQIIFRKATEIEKLTQDLSEYVSNANHPLLVRKKVSLASFARSIASEYEEELPTFSAEISYISSIEGNPSLFVDEQRIRRVFANIIHNSLNHAYAQSYVRICFRVYTDNRKAVFELEDNGPGVPEEELTRIFEPFYRVDKARSKVKNGSGLGLAICKGMIEKQDGHIQAYLPTKGGLGIKIVLPIQEVE, encoded by the coding sequence GTGAAACATCACATTCAGCTAAAAATGCTCATTGCCCATTGCATCGTCCTTTTACTCAATCTTTTCATTCTCGGCATTTATTATTGGAAATTCGAAATTGCGGACTTTGCCACTGAATGGGAAAACCAGCGTCATCAGTTTCAGCAAGCAGACCGGCAATTTATCAACCTGATCAACGCGCAACGCGGAAATGGAGACGAGACACGCGAGTTTCTGTACAGCTACGCGCAGGATCACTCCATGCGCATCAGCATGTATGATCGAGTCACCGCGAAGTCCGTCACTGCCGATTCGCTTTCGCACAACATATTCTCGGTCACGCTTCAGGATGACCAATACACGGATGAGAAGCATCGATACGTATTTACCTTTACCCATCCGGTCACGTGGGAAATGCTGCGCCCTCTCCAGTCCTCCAGCAACATTCTGGGTGTATGCGTACTGTTATTTTGTCTGTCTACCATTTTCCTGGGGATTTACAGCAGAAAGCTGGCGATGCTGCCCCTCGTGACGTTCTACCAAAAGCATAGCGAGCTCTTCCAGACCGATCTGCACTGTTATTCGAATGAAATGCAGTGGGAGAAAATCTACACATCCCTGATTCAGGCGAATGAAACCTTGTCGATGGAAAAGCGAAAGCAAACGGCAGCGATGGCAGCGATCTCACACGACCTGAAGACACCCTTGACCTCGATCAAAGGATACATCGAACGCCTCATGAAAGGCCGTGTCCAATCAGAGGAAAAAAGACAGGAATACTACCAGATCATTTTTCGCAAAGCAACTGAAATCGAAAAGCTGACGCAGGACTTGTCGGAGTATGTCTCAAACGCCAACCATCCGCTGCTCGTCCGCAAAAAGGTCTCTCTCGCTTCTTTTGCAAGATCGATTGCTTCCGAGTACGAGGAGGAGTTGCCAACCTTTTCAGCAGAAATCAGTTACATCAGCTCCATCGAGGGCAATCCGTCCTTGTTCGTCGATGAGCAGCGAATTCGCCGGGTGTTTGCCAATATCATTCACAACTCTCTGAATCATGCGTATGCGCAGAGCTACGTCCGCATCTGCTTTCGGGTCTATACAGACAATCGGAAGGCGGTATTCGAGCTGGAGGATAACGGACCAGGCGTACCAGAGGAGGAGCTGACCAGGATTTTCGAACCGTTCTACCGGGTCGACAAAGCTCGTTCCAAGGTGAAAAACGGCAGTGGACTGGGGCTTGCCATCTGCAAAGGCATGATCGAAAAACAGGATGGCCATATCCAGGCCTACCTCCCGACAAAAGGAGGGCTCGGCATCAAAATCGTCCTCCCCATCCAGGAAGTGGAATAA
- a CDS encoding alcohol dehydrogenase catalytic domain-containing protein encodes MKAAGILSFGGPEVLRLLEVDTPVANENQVRVRVKAAGVQPFDLSVRSGWTPPGGAVRFPQILGNEFAGVVDQVGDAVTGFAAGDEVMGFQVLGCQAEYVVVAPDQLVKKPQRMPWEEAAVLSASGQTAHTA; translated from the coding sequence ATGAAAGCAGCTGGAATCTTGTCGTTTGGCGGTCCGGAAGTGCTGCGCTTGCTCGAGGTAGACACCCCTGTGGCGAATGAAAATCAAGTGAGGGTCCGCGTAAAGGCAGCAGGTGTGCAGCCCTTTGATTTGTCCGTCCGCAGCGGTTGGACTCCCCCGGGAGGAGCAGTCCGTTTTCCCCAGATTTTGGGCAATGAATTTGCTGGAGTCGTGGATCAAGTGGGGGATGCGGTAACCGGATTTGCTGCGGGAGACGAAGTCATGGGTTTTCAAGTACTGGGCTGCCAGGCTGAGTATGTCGTTGTGGCGCCCGATCAGTTGGTCAAAAAGCCGCAGCGAATGCCGTGGGAGGAAGCGGCCGTTCTTTCAGCTTCCGGCCAAACGGCGCATACAGCCTGA
- a CDS encoding zinc-binding dehydrogenase: MLVHAAAGGVGTFAVQIARAYGATVIGTASEGNHEYLRSLGVIPISYGSGFVDRVRAVAPKGVDAALDAVGGEALAASLEVVKQKERIGTIVEFEQATQLGVRAIRSQRSADRLQHLVDLYNRDQLRITIRQSFPLHLAAKAHQELESGHGRGKVVIVIE, translated from the coding sequence GTGCTGGTCCATGCGGCTGCCGGCGGTGTCGGGACCTTCGCCGTACAGATCGCCCGAGCGTACGGCGCGACTGTCATTGGCACGGCAAGCGAGGGGAACCATGAGTATCTCCGCTCATTGGGAGTCATACCGATCAGCTATGGCAGTGGATTCGTGGATCGGGTGAGAGCAGTCGCTCCGAAAGGGGTAGACGCTGCCTTGGACGCGGTTGGGGGAGAGGCATTGGCTGCTTCCTTGGAAGTCGTGAAGCAAAAAGAGCGGATTGGAACGATCGTGGAATTTGAGCAGGCGACTCAGCTTGGTGTCCGTGCCATTCGCAGCCAGCGCTCTGCTGATCGCCTGCAGCACCTGGTTGATTTGTACAATCGTGATCAGCTTCGCATCACCATCCGCCAAAGCTTTCCGCTCCATCTGGCCGCAAAGGCTCATCAAGAGCTGGAATCCGGACATGGACGAGGCAAGGTGGTGATCGTAATCGAGTAA
- a CDS encoding 2-isopropylmalate synthase, translating to MTKRIHIFDTTLRDGEQAPGASLHPEQKIVIAKQLAQLGVDVIEPGFPISSPGDFMAVQRISQEVHGVEICGFARAVKEDIDAAVRATQAAERRRLHMFLSSSNIHLDFQLRKSREQVIQIARAMIAYGKQFVDRIEFSPMDATRTGDEFLFEMIEAAIEEGATIINIPDTVGYALPEEYGAMFTRVMKNVRGSDKVEFSAHCHNDLGLAVANSLAAIRAGVTQVEVTVNGVGERAGNCSLEELVMAIETRKEALDAETGIRPEHIYTTSQKVSRAMSFPIAFNKPIVGRNAFQHEAGIHQDGLLKERSTYEIMDPEKLGVPRNMIILGKHSGRHAIKHRVSEFGVQLTDEQMETLYAQFKELADKQKVVQDHQLLELVGHTVNAVLEPFTLVSAQVLTGTSGNRMASCTITNNATREEQTYSGTGEGPVEALVAGIKQALPIEVEFTDMELYSLSSGEHATGEAIVTVSANGSHFKGVSEHRDVLMAVAQAFMAASNQAVRDYEARYAAHDQERVEAFFS from the coding sequence ATGACAAAACGAATCCATATTTTCGATACGACACTGCGCGACGGTGAACAAGCACCAGGCGCATCCCTGCATCCCGAACAAAAGATTGTGATTGCCAAGCAGCTGGCCCAGCTCGGTGTCGATGTCATCGAACCAGGGTTTCCGATATCCAGTCCCGGTGACTTCATGGCGGTGCAGCGCATTTCACAAGAGGTGCACGGTGTGGAGATCTGTGGATTCGCCCGCGCCGTGAAGGAAGACATCGATGCAGCGGTACGTGCCACCCAAGCAGCGGAGCGCCGCAGGCTGCACATGTTCCTCTCGTCCTCGAACATCCACCTCGACTTCCAGCTGCGCAAATCCAGAGAGCAGGTGATCCAGATCGCCCGCGCCATGATCGCGTACGGAAAACAGTTCGTGGATCGGATCGAATTTTCTCCGATGGATGCGACGCGCACAGGGGATGAGTTCCTCTTTGAGATGATCGAGGCGGCGATCGAGGAAGGGGCGACGATCATCAACATTCCGGATACAGTCGGATACGCGCTGCCGGAAGAGTACGGAGCGATGTTCACCCGGGTCATGAAAAATGTCCGCGGGAGCGACAAAGTGGAATTTAGCGCCCACTGCCACAATGACCTCGGCCTGGCGGTTGCGAACAGTCTCGCTGCCATCCGCGCGGGCGTGACCCAAGTCGAGGTTACCGTAAATGGCGTGGGAGAGCGTGCAGGCAACTGCTCCCTGGAAGAGCTGGTGATGGCGATCGAGACGCGCAAGGAAGCGCTGGATGCCGAGACAGGGATCAGACCGGAGCATATCTACACGACTTCGCAAAAGGTGAGCCGTGCCATGAGCTTCCCGATTGCTTTCAATAAGCCGATTGTAGGTCGCAATGCCTTTCAGCATGAAGCGGGAATTCATCAGGACGGCCTGTTGAAAGAACGCAGCACATACGAGATCATGGATCCGGAGAAGCTGGGCGTACCTCGCAATATGATCATTCTCGGCAAGCATTCCGGGCGGCACGCCATCAAGCATCGGGTCAGCGAGTTTGGCGTGCAGCTGACCGATGAACAGATGGAGACCTTGTACGCGCAGTTTAAAGAACTGGCCGACAAGCAAAAGGTCGTACAGGATCACCAGCTGCTCGAGCTGGTCGGACATACGGTGAATGCGGTATTGGAGCCGTTTACCCTCGTCAGTGCACAAGTGCTGACAGGTACCTCAGGAAATCGAATGGCATCTTGCACGATTACAAACAACGCCACGCGGGAAGAACAGACGTACTCCGGCACAGGCGAAGGTCCGGTAGAAGCCCTGGTCGCGGGAATCAAGCAGGCGCTGCCGATCGAGGTGGAGTTCACAGACATGGAGCTGTATTCCTTGTCTTCCGGGGAGCATGCGACAGGGGAAGCCATCGTCACAGTCAGCGCAAACGGCAGTCATTTCAAAGGCGTCTCGGAGCATCGCGATGTTCTGATGGCGGTGGCGCAAGCGTTTATGGCTGCGAGCAATCAGGCCGTGCGTGATTACGAAGCGAGGTACGCTGCCCACGACCAGGAGCGGGTGGAGGCTTTCTTCTCCTGA
- a CDS encoding NADP-dependent oxidoreductase encodes MKAVAFSEYGPPQVLQVIEMDAPQVGPGEVRIRIKAAGVLPYDCKVRSGWIPPTLTVHFPQVLGNEFAGIIDQVGADVTQFAVGDEVLGFTLLKGYAEYVLAAPEQIVHKPKNMPWEIAGGFSGNGQGAHMALQALNVKAGETVLIHAAAGGFGTFAVQLALAWGAGMVIGTASEQNHDYVRKLGAIPVRYGDGLLDRVRAIAPDGVDAALDAAGPEALRASVELVPDKERIRTMVAVDLAQKLQIPALFGTRTVARLAELVDLYARGKLNIHIRKAYRFDEAADAHRAVESGHGQGKVVLVTE; translated from the coding sequence ATGAAAGCCGTTGCATTCTCTGAATACGGACCGCCGCAGGTATTGCAGGTAATCGAGATGGATGCTCCGCAGGTGGGGCCAGGTGAGGTGAGGATCAGGATAAAGGCGGCAGGTGTCCTGCCCTATGACTGCAAAGTCCGAAGTGGCTGGATTCCCCCGACGCTGACCGTGCATTTTCCGCAAGTGCTCGGAAACGAATTTGCTGGGATCATCGATCAAGTAGGAGCAGACGTCACACAGTTTGCTGTCGGGGATGAGGTGCTGGGCTTCACTTTGCTGAAGGGCTACGCGGAATATGTACTTGCTGCACCGGAGCAGATCGTGCACAAGCCAAAGAATATGCCGTGGGAGATCGCAGGTGGATTTTCCGGCAATGGCCAAGGCGCTCACATGGCTTTGCAGGCATTGAACGTGAAAGCGGGAGAAACCGTACTCATTCATGCAGCCGCGGGTGGATTCGGTACATTTGCTGTGCAGCTGGCACTGGCTTGGGGAGCGGGGATGGTAATCGGAACGGCGAGCGAGCAAAATCATGATTATGTTCGCAAGCTGGGGGCGATACCGGTCCGTTACGGAGACGGGCTGCTCGATCGAGTACGGGCGATCGCCCCTGATGGAGTGGACGCTGCTCTGGATGCAGCAGGTCCGGAAGCGCTGAGAGCATCGGTGGAGCTCGTCCCAGATAAGGAGCGAATCCGCACGATGGTAGCTGTGGACCTGGCGCAAAAACTGCAAATCCCTGCGCTCTTTGGCACGCGAACTGTGGCGAGACTGGCGGAGCTGGTGGATCTGTACGCTCGAGGAAAGCTGAATATTCATATCCGCAAAGCTTACAGATTCGATGAGGCGGCCGACGCTCATCGAGCTGTGGAGAGCGGCCATGGTCAAGGAAAAGTCGTGCTCGTTACGGAGTAA